Below is a genomic region from Methanobacterium sp..
GTATTTACTTCAAGATCTATTATGTTTTTTCGGCCCTGAATAAGTTCATGCAAGCCTGAATAAGGACCACCAAACAAAATAGCCAAATGTTTGGCATCTTTTATCTTGTGCTTTACTTCATCTAAAATAGAAGTGATGGGCTCTGCATATCTAGAAGTTCCAATAACAAAATCGGGCTTTACTTCTAATATGCTTTCATACAAGTCCTTATAAGTAGATAAAACCTCATAACCCCAGTAAGAATCGGGTTTGTCTGGTTCTATTAATATATGTTCTTTCGAAAGTTTAACTATACGAAAGCTAAATATTTTATTTATGCTGAGTTTTTCACGACAAAGTGCGAGTCTATCCGCACCAATATCGACCATTGTACCTCTTCTTGTCCTTTTTACGGTGAACCCTTGCCTATAATCGCCCACTTGAGGTTCATCTGTAGGATGGTGAGGAGTTCTAAGCGGTGGAAGAATTCCCACGTTTTTTAATTCCCTTGTGATTGGAAATACCTTTTTTCGAAGGTATTGAGGCGTATTCATATAAGTGAGAACATCACTAATAAACTTTACCTCTTTACTATCAGAAATATCGTTGTAAACAACAATCTTATCAGCCTTAAATATTGCCGCAGATCTACCAATCAGCCCTACTTTGTAAGTCTTTATCCTCAAATCTTTACTCTCAGCAGTTATTGAGGCAGGTATAAAAATGGATAAATGTCTTAGTGTCATTTACCACTATCTGTTTTCTATCTGTTATATATATAGTGTACAACCTTTTTAGATTTAGCTTAAGTTATATATAAATACTAAGATACAATGTTATTACTCACAAAATTATTTAATAATAATTTATGATTTAAGGCTATTTAATAGTTTGGATATCAAATAACATCACTAATTATGGCGTTTTTTATATATAAATATTGTGGGAAGTTAAACCCTCTATTTTATCTATTCCTTCTTTTGAATCCGCAGCACAATCACATCTATATCGATCTTTTCTTTTTCATGAAAATGATAAGTGCGAGGTATGGGAAAACTATAAGAGAATTTATGTGTTATGCAACCACCCAATTTATTAAAAAATCTTTCTACAAATGGTTCTGTTTCAAGTACATGAAATGAATATACAACAGGAGCAATTTCCATAGATTTAGTCATGAAAATTCTATCTGCTTCCTTTCTTTTTGCTTTTTGTGCTCCAAATGGAGGGTTCTGAATTACAGTATCTGCACTTCCCGTAAAGTCGCGGATATCTTTTGAAATAAATTGTATATTATCTTCAACGCCCATCTTAGATGCTTGTATACCTGCAATTTCTACTGCTTCATGATCAATATCCACACCAGTAACTTCACTTGCCCCAAGTAAAACAGACCCAATAGCAAATATACCCGTACCACAGCCCAAATCAATTACTTTTTTATTTTTTATATCTCCCAAAGAGTATGCATTCCACAAAATATCAGAGGCAATGTTTGAAGGCGTCGTATACTGTTCCAAATGGACTTTTGGAGATTTATGGGGAGGAATTTGTTGAAGCATCATTTCAAGGTGTCTTTTTTTGGTAATTGTTATTTTTTTACTCATTTTAGCATCCATATAATACTTATCTTAAACTTAATTAGAAATAAATATAGATCAAATATAAATTAATAAGTGATCATGAATCATAGCTATAAATAACTAAATTAATCTACGATATCCAAGTTAATCTTAAACTTTTAGAGATATCATGTTTAAAATTATTGATAATCATGACGAAAACGTCATACAATCTTGTAGAGAAACTAATGTAAATAGTATTGCTAGGTGATATCATGTTTAATAAAATACTGATTGCTAATCGTGGTGAAATTGCAATAAGAGTAATGAGAGCATGTAAAGAGCTCGGTGTAAAAAGCGTCGCTGTATACTCTGATGCAGATTCAAATTCTCTTTTTGCAAAATATGCTAATGAAGCTTATAATATAGGAAATCCAAGCCCATCACAGAGTTATCTGAACATCGAAAAGATAATCGATGTTGCAGAAAAAAGTGGTGCTGAGGCAATTCATCCAGGTTACGGATTTTTAGCCGAAAATCCAAATTTAGGATTTGAATGTGAAAAGCATGGTATCAAATTAATAGGACCTAACGGATCTATTATAAAGGCCATGGGAAGTAAAATTGAGTCTAAAAAGTTAATGGAAAAAGCAGGAGTACCTGTTGTTCCAGGTACTGCCAAAGGGGTAACTGACATTGATGAAGCAGTTGACATAGCAGAATCAATTGGATACCCTGTCATTGTAAAAGCATCTGCGGGAGGTGGAGGAATTGGAATGCGTACAGTTTACGAAGAAGATGAACTTGTACGTGCAATTGAGTCCACACAGTCAGTTGCAGCCTCCGCATTTGGAGACTCAACCATCTACATTGAAAAATACATAGAAGAGCCAAGACATATTGAATTCCAGATACTTGCAGATGAACACGGAAACACCATTCACGCTGCAGACAGGGAATGTTCAATTCAAAGAAGACATCAAAAATTGATTGAAGAAGCACCTTCCCCAATTATGACTGAAGAACTCAGGGAAGAAATGGGAAGTGCCGCTGTTAAAGCTGCTTCTTATATAGGTTACACCAATGCAGGAACTGTTGAATTTTTATATTCAAATGGTGAATTTTACTTCCTTGAAATGAACACCCGTATACAGGTTGAACACCCTATAACTGAAATAATAACCGGAATAGATCTAGTAAAAGAACAGCTTAAAATAGCATCAGGTGAAGAACTCTGCTGCAGGCAGGAAGATATTACAGTAAGAGGACATGCCATAGAATGCAGGATAAATGCGGAAGATCCGCTGAATGACTTTGCTCCAAATCCTGGTAAAATAACTGGATACCGTTCTCCAGGAGGAATAGGAGTCAGAGTTGACAGCGGAGTTTACATGAATTATACGATACCTTCCTTTTACGATTCCATGATATCCAAACTTATAGTTTATGGAATGACAAGGGATGAATGTATAGCACGTATGAGAAGAGCCCTGAATGAATATATCATATTAGGAGTTAAAACAACTATTCCATTCCATAAATCAATGATGCTGAGTGAAAGTTTCATAAAAGCTAAACTGCATACCCACTTCGTTGATGAATACCGCGGCGAAATCATGGGGCACATGGCGCAGGTAATGAAAGCAGATGAAAAGATTGCAGCAAGGCTGAAATCTACATTCTTACCATCTCCTAAAATTGCTGCAGTGTCTGCTGCCGTAAATAGTTACGTGACAAACTTAAATAATTCCAAAAAGGAATTATAATTATTTTTTTTAGTTATACTATTATTTAAAATAAATCCGGTGTTAAAATGCTTAAGGAGATTTTATGAAAGTATATTTATATTTATTAAACACATTAGCAGATTGGGAAATCAGTTATTTAACAGCTGAACTGAACAGTGGCAGGTATCTGGATAATACAAAACCTTCGGTCGAGCTTATAACAATTGGGAATACCACAGAGCCGATAAAAACAATGGGAGGTATTACAATTACTCCAGATGAGAGTATTGATAATATCCGGTTTAAGGAAGATGATTTACTTATTTTACCTGGAGCAGACACATGGATGGAAGAGGAAAATAAAAAAATAATAGATATTGCTTCTGATGTTATAAATAAAAAAGTAATTATTGCAGCAATTTGCGGAGCCACAGTCGCCCTAGCAAATAAAGGAATATTAGACAATAGAAAACATACAAGTAATGATATAGAATTTTTTAAAATGTTTTGTCCTGAATACACTGGAGAGAATTTTTATTTAAATCAACCAGCAGTTACAGATGACAATCTAATAACAGCTAGCGGTATTGCCCCATTAGAGTTTTCATACGAAGTATTAAAAAGAACAAATTTAATGAAAACTGAAACTCTGGAAGCATGGTATCAATTATATAAAACTAAGGACTCAAAATTCTTCTATGCCCTTATGGAATCCATTGGAAAATGAAATTTATAACTTTTCTTCCATTTTTTAAATTTTTCAAGCTATTATCATCTTTTTGTCTTATGTCACTGATTTTAAATGAAGACCTAAGTTATAGTAAAAAAATGGTTTTATATGCACATACAAAAACTATAGCAACTTATGGCTAAAAATAGTATTTTTTATGAAAAGGTATACCATTTGATTTTCTAAGATTATTTCCCTTTCAAACTTTATTTTCATCCTATTGGGGCTTGAAAAGTCCTTTGTCTTAAAAGGATAATTAATTTATATAATCATGGGCAAGTAATATATGGATAGAAATATATCAATTGGATGTCAATTTTCATCTAATATTTTATAAAAATTAAGTGTACCTTTGCAGTACAATTTTGTACATTTTGATGAGCTAAAAGGTGACATTATAGAATCCTAACTATAAATATTAAATAAAATCGGTGTTAAAATGAAAGATAAAGTGTTAGAAGCTCTTTATGAAAAAAAAGGTAAATATATCCATATTGATGATCTAACTTCCAAACTTGAAATTCCAGAAGCAGAAGCACGTGAACATATAAACTCACTTAAAAATGAGGGATACACTATTGAAACATCTTCTAATAAAGAATTTAAGCTTAAAGAAGATCTAACCTTATTATTACCTCATAAACTCAAAGATGAACTCAACACCAATTACATTGGAAAAGAGATTCATTATTTTAGAGAAGTGGATTCTACAAATGAAGTTGCAAAAAAATTGGCCAGAGAAGGTGCACCAGAAGGAACAATTGTAATAGCAGAAAGTCAAAGGAGAGGAAAAGGCAGACGTGGAAAAAAATGGATATCTCCATTAGGCGGCGCATGGTTATCTATTATATTAAGGCCTAATACATTGCCTATTAATGCACCTCAATTAACATTTATAGCAGGTGTTGCAGCTGCAGAAACTATAAAAGACGAATATGGACTTGATGCAGGTATAAAATGGCCAAATGATGTTTTAATAGACGATAAAAAAGTTTGTGGAGTATTAACTGAAATAAGCACTGAAATAAACACAATTGACTACATCATTACAGGAATTGGAATCGATGCCAATATTGATATAAATTTACTCCCTCCAGAACTCCAAGATACAACGACATCTCTTAAAAGCGAACTGAATCATGATATATCCCGTATGATACTGGTACAAAAGTTCCTCGGAAATTTCGAAGCAATGTATGATGAATTCAACAAGGGTAACTTCCATGAAATTTTAAAAAAATGGCGTCAGCTTTCAAAAACAATTGGAAGGCAAGTAGAAATTAGAAAAGGAACCGAATTTATCCGCGGAGAAGCTGTAGGTGTAAACAGTAAAGGGGCTTTGATTTTAGAACTGGAAGATGGAACACTTAAAAAAATTATTTCTGGTGAGTGCAGGCACATATCTAGAAATTTATAGTGAGATGTTATGGAAAAGATATATTTCCTTTGATTTAAGTTCTGCTTTATTTTTTCAATCAATTCAATTTTTTGCAAAAATCAAAGATCTTTTGAGTGGGTAAATGGTAAAGTGAAATAAAAAGTCGAACCCCTGCCCAGTTCCGATTCAACCCAAATTCGCCCATCGTATTGCTCTATTATTCTTTTAACAACTGATAAACCTATTCCAGTTCCTTCATATTTGCCCATTGCATGTAATCGTTTAAAAACTTCAAAAATTTTATCTTTATATTCTTTTTCTATCCCTATCCCATTATCTGCAACAGAAAACATATATTCATTATTTCCTTTATCTATCTGGCATGAAATATGGATTTTTGTAGGTTCACCAGGCTTTCTAAACTTAATAGCATTGCTAATTAAATTCTGGAAAACCCTGACCATCTGATCTGAATCTGCCATAACATCCGGAAGAGGATCATGAGTAATCTCAGCCCTGTTTTTAGTAATTAAAGCATGTAAATTAGACAGAGCTTGTCCAAGTTCCACATTCATATTTACCTCTTTAAATTCAACTTTTTGAGTTCCAACACGGGAATACTCAAGTAACCCCTGAATCATTTCTTTCATGCGAACAGCAGCGTCCACTATAAATTCAATGAACTCATCAGCATCACTGTCAAGTTGGCCCCTGTATCTTCTCTCAAGAAGCTGTGTAAAACTTGCAATTGTTCTAAGCGGCTCCTGTAAATCATGGGATGTGATGTATGCAAACTGCTGAAGCTCATAATTAGAACGCTCCAACTCATCTATTATCTCTTTTAATTTCTCTTCTGCTTTTTTACGTTCTGTAATATCATGAGCAATCACATTAAAAGCAAATATTTCATCATCCTTTTTTAATGCTTTTAAATAGGTTTCAACATAGCGAACTTTGCCACTTCTGTCAATAAATCGTGATTCATACGGCTTTAAACTCTTTCCTTCCAAAATCTGAGAAACTTTTTTTATATGCAACGGCATTTCTTCATCAAGCAATAAGTTCAGTTCTGTAAAATGTTTACCAGCCAAATTTTCCTTAGATAATCCTGCAACTTCCTGTGCCGCCAAGTTTACATCCATTAAATTACCATCTGTCCCTACAAGGATTGTAGAATCTGGCGAAGAATTGAAAAGAGTCCTGTACTTTAGTTCACTCTCCCTCAGCTCTTTTTCTGCCATTTTGAGTTCTGTAATATCTTGATTTGCACCATAAGTTTTGATAGTTCGACCTTCAGCATCCTTAATAATTCCATAACGGACTATAATAAAGCGTTTTTCACCATCAGCCATCATAATTGTATGTTCAACCTGTCCAAAAAAGTCAGGATCATCTGTTTCTAAAGCTTTAGTTAATTCTTCTCTTACCATATACGATTCTTCAGGAGGAAGGAATTTTTGGGCATATTCCTCAGATGACATTTGTAATCCTCCTTCATGGTCAGCAGTGGTACCATACAACTTATAAAACCTATCATCAAAAGTAAACAAGTCTGAACTGACATTATATTCCCAGTACGCTAATTTAGCCATATCCATAGCTAACTTTAACTTCCTTTCGTTCTGGCGTAATTCATTTTCAGCCTGTTTACGCTCAGTTATATCTCTGATACTTGCCACTATGTATTGTTCTCCAGAAATATCAGTGTATAACGTTTTTTTAGTGAGTAAAATGTGTATATTGCCTTCAGAATCTGTGAATTCTTCTTCATTAACATTTTCCACTCCAGTTTTAAACACTTCTTCATCTTTCTCCCAGAAAATATCCGCTTCATGAGAGGGGAAGAAATCATAATCTGATTTTCCCAGAATTTCTTCTCGTGAATAGCCCATGAGTTTGCAGTAAGCATCATTTAAAAGAATCCAGCGATGCTGGTTATCCTTAACAAAAACAGGATCAGCAATTGAGTTTATAATTTTATCAAGATAATTCCTTGATTTAATAAGATCTTCTTCAACATGTTTGCGTTCTTGAATCTCTTTTCGCAGAGCATAATTAGATTCATTAAGCTCTCTAGTTCGCTTTTGTACTTTTAATTCTAAATTATTATGGGCTTCCCTTAGTTCTTTTAAAATCAAATTCTTAGATTTTGAGACCTCAAACATCAAATGTTTAAAGGCATCTTCAGCACCTTTACGCTTGGTAATATCTGTCCCAATACTTAAAACACCTGTAACCTCGCCATCATCATTATAAATACCTTTATTTGTCCATGCGACCCAAACTCTTCTCTTATCATGAGTTATATTCTCATTTTCCATATTAATATGAGATTCAGGATCACTTACAATCCTGTTAATGAGTTCTCTGAGATTTCTTCCAGAAGATTCAGTTTCAGGGACTATTGTACCAATAACATTTTTTCCCATAATTTTTTCTTTATTAAAACCAAAGAATTTCTCAGCAAATTCATTAAAAAAAGTAATTTGTCCTTTTTTATCCATTTTAAGGATAATACTGTTGGAATTTTCAACCAGTTCACGATATTTCTTTTCATTTTCCATTAATCTTTCTTCAATTTTTTTACGTTTAGTAATATCCTGAATCTGGACTAAATACCCTGAATCAACAACAGAAATAGTAAAATCTAAGTATGCAGTCCCTGATCTAGTAGGCTCATAATATCCTGCCGCCTTCATATCTTCAAAATTCATTTGGGACTGAAATTTAATTACCCCTTCACCAATCAGCTTTTCCTTCCTAGAAACAACATCAAGATTGTTAAATAGGTTTACACTTACATCCTCGGATTCTGGAATTCCAGCTATATCCTTAGCTGATTGATTTGCAGCGATTAATTTACCTTCGTTATCATAAAATAAAATACCTATTGGAGATTTCAAGAAAATTTCCCTGAATTTAATATCAGTTTCTTTAAATATAATTCCTCCGAACTATATTCATTTCCAATCCTCGTTAATTACTCTAATTTTTTAAGATAAATAACTTATGATTTATGCAATAAAACTCCTGCACAATTTTGTTCTTATTCATGTTTTATCAAATTATTTATCTAATTTAACAGTTCAAATGATTGATTTTTAAAATATACGTTAAAATAGATGATTTACACTTCATATAACGATATACTTAAGACTAATCGCTGCAACTTCAACTTATTTTAATAATTGCAGGTTCACCTACTTCCCCATCAACATCAAATTTCTTGCCCATTATTTTTTCTGTTACGAATATATTAGTAACAGCATGTAAAGTCAACTCTGCAGTTTTTACCTTTGATTTACCAGCTAGAGCCATATAAGGAATAATCTGATCTCCATTATATTTATCAACTGCAGCTCCACGAGATATATGATATAAAAGTTCTTCTGCTGCTTTTTCGCCAACTTTTTCCGCTCTTACTCCTCTTTCACCAATGGAACTTCCACCAACTCTAGTATTTCCCCCTGTCCAGAGAACGATGCCTGATCCTGGCCCTAATGTATTATCAGAATGTTCAATTTTAATTTCTGCGTCAAATCCATTCGCTTTAAGGACTTTTTCTGCACTTTCAGCCTGTCTTACTGCAACGTGTTCCGGCAGTTTTACAGCATGAGATATTCCCCTTATTTCATCTACCTCTAACTCACTGATATTAATTGGATTTAATTTTTTTACAGGGTTTATTTTAACATTAATGATACCTCCGCCACGAGGATAATGGCCCCTGCGGATTATATCTAATTCTGCATTATATCCCATTGATCTTAAAACAGGAAGGGTAACATGTTGAAGATAATTTACAGGTGGGGACCACCTCACATCGGTACCCCCTCTTATTTTAATGTTTACAGGGGCATCTGCAAATACGGCAGGTACCATAAATGCCTGAAGAACTAAAGTAACGCTTCCAGCAGTTTTAATGTCAATATTATAAGTTCCGCCCTTTACATTTTCAGGATAAAAAAACAGTTCTTTTGACTCTATTTCAAGTCCTTCAACATTTGCATTAGATAAACCTGCAACAGCCTTTACGGCATTTAAATGTTGAGGCATTAAACCAGATTTGGGCCGATTTGCACGAATATTAGTTATGTGAATAGGGTTCATGGTTAAAGCAGATAATGCAGTAGATATACGTAAAAGAGCTCCCCCACCTTCTCCATGAGATCCATCTATTTCAATCATGTTTTTTCAAAAACTCCTGTAAAATCTATAGAATTTTAGAATATCTTGATCCACTACAAAATTGGAGTGTTTATAAATATTAATGAGCCCAAGAATTTATTTTTAATTATGTTACTACAAAAAAAATAATGCATACATTAATATGCTAATTCATGCATCTATTAAGCATCGTACTCATATAAAACTAATTCACATGCTTCCTTATAGTTTACAATTTCATTTAGATGTGAAAAAGTCTCAATAAATGCCTTAACGATATACTCTTTATCAACACGTTCAGCATCTTCTGCTGCAAGATCTATCCTTATAGTTGGTGACGCTCCAGGCATTCCAACTGCAGGAATTGTAACTATATGATAGTTTCTAAGTAGAAGCGCTGAAAAAACACATGCAACATCTGCTGGACTAAATTCAGTTTCAACACCCTTCCGCTTTAATTCATTTATCAAATCATCAGCTGAAAGCATTACACCTGTTGGTGTTTCTTTAATACTACCAATTCCTTTTTTTATAGCTTCATAGACCAGATGTTTTTTTCGAAAGGCATCAATCATTCTTTCTCCATTGAAGCTTTCAATTGCCTTTATTATTCCTACCATCGTTGCAGATTGAGCTTCAAGGCCAAATTGATGTGCCTTAGACTTTATTAAATCTACAATTTCGCCTTTTCCAGCCATGAGCCCTGCCCTTGGACCATCCATTAACTTATCCGTACTGGTTATAACCAGATCGGCACCCATATCCATCGCTTTAGGCTGATTGTACAGTACAGTTCTTAACCTTGCTCCAGATGCGTCATCTACAAACACAGGGATATTTTTTGATCCTGATATATCTATTATTTTCAAAAATTCATCTTCTTTTATGATATCATGGTCCATTGTAGAACCAGTTATAATAACTAAAGACGTGTTATCATTAATTTCGAATTCATCAAGATTATCAAATTCCCTGTAAGAAGCACCTACAAGCGCGGTACTTCGAGGAATGGAGGGGTGAGATGGAAATTTTGGTAAATAATGAATAACTTCATCACCACTTGATACAAGAGCTAGAATAGTTGCTAGAATTCCTGATGTTGTTCTATTAAATGCAAGTATCTTTTCTCCACCCAGATGCTCTTTTCCAAGATTTTGTAATTCACTTTCAAATATAGCAGGGCCTGCATATGTTTCAAGGAGATCTAAATCTTCCTGACTCAATTTAAATCCTCCAGCAAGGCCTGTTAAATCGTAAAGTGCATTTCTTCCGTTTTGCTTCAAAATGGAACTGATAATTCTAAATGAGTTTTCTCTCTTTTTAACTTCATCAACAGGAGATTTAATAAGCATTTTCTTCCCTTGTGTCCTGATCAGATCTGCCTTTAGTTTCAGCTTTTAAGACAATAGCATGGTCTGCAGAGTTCTGCAGTGCAGCACTGAATCCAGGCTCTACACCAATCACAATTGTTTCTTTCCCATTTTCCTTTGCTTTGTTTATAATTGGTAAAAAATCAGCGTCACGAGTCATGAGAGCAACAACATCAATATTAGGATTATAAATCAATTCCATACCTTCAACAGCCATATAAACATCAGTATCGCCCGCAACGACAACTGGAGTAAATCCCTGATTTACAATAGCTTCTATAAGTTTATCTGAAGCGTATTGGTTTAAAAGGACTTTACCCACCCTCATATCACCAAAATCAGCCACAATTTTTCTTACAATATCCAGATTAAGGCTAAATTCTTTCCTTAGCATATTCGGTCCATCAACAAGAAGACCTATAGTCTTTCCACCTGCTTCCCTTTTTTTTAAAGGAATGTAATCCTTTAAAGAAGTCAGTTTTTCAAAGCTACGCATGGTTATCCTCCGACTTATTTTAAATATTTCATTAACCCATATATTAAATAGAGTAAAAAACAATGCTTAATTGCTTTTAAATTAATTTATTATTGTTTTTTTACAGTACAGGCTGTTTTTAATCGGTTTTATAGAAAATATTTTTAAATTTCCACATTCTAAATAATATTAACCGTCTAAATATTATGTTCATTTTTCTATATTACTTTACTTATCCAGTTATATAACATGCCTGTAAATTTTATTAGATAAGCTTTTTTTACAACAGTTCATGATTTAAATTTAATTTTTTATATAGTTTTAGATTTATTTCGCTTAAAATTAGTCCAAATTTCCCCCAGACGTAATCGGAACCCATGAGTTATATGTGTTGTGTCACCCATACCATTCAATTTCCAACACAAAAATCCCACACATTATATTTTTAACCTGTAAGTTGTATTTTCCAGTAGCTGCAAACTCATTA
It encodes:
- a CDS encoding TIGR03576 family pyridoxal phosphate-dependent enzyme, whose amino-acid sequence is MLIKSPVDEVKKRENSFRIISSILKQNGRNALYDLTGLAGGFKLSQEDLDLLETYAGPAIFESELQNLGKEHLGGEKILAFNRTTSGILATILALVSSGDEVIHYLPKFPSHPSIPRSTALVGASYREFDNLDEFEINDNTSLVIITGSTMDHDIIKEDEFLKIIDISGSKNIPVFVDDASGARLRTVLYNQPKAMDMGADLVITSTDKLMDGPRAGLMAGKGEIVDLIKSKAHQFGLEAQSATMVGIIKAIESFNGERMIDAFRKKHLVYEAIKKGIGSIKETPTGVMLSADDLINELKRKGVETEFSPADVACVFSALLLRNYHIVTIPAVGMPGASPTIRIDLAAEDAERVDKEYIVKAFIETFSHLNEIVNYKEACELVLYEYDA
- a CDS encoding biotin--[acetyl-CoA-carboxylase] ligase, which codes for MKDKVLEALYEKKGKYIHIDDLTSKLEIPEAEAREHINSLKNEGYTIETSSNKEFKLKEDLTLLLPHKLKDELNTNYIGKEIHYFREVDSTNEVAKKLAREGAPEGTIVIAESQRRGKGRRGKKWISPLGGAWLSIILRPNTLPINAPQLTFIAGVAAAETIKDEYGLDAGIKWPNDVLIDDKKVCGVLTEISTEINTIDYIITGIGIDANIDINLLPPELQDTTTSLKSELNHDISRMILVQKFLGNFEAMYDEFNKGNFHEILKKWRQLSKTIGRQVEIRKGTEFIRGEAVGVNSKGALILELEDGTLKKIISGECRHISRNL
- a CDS encoding PAS domain S-box protein; the encoded protein is MIFKETDIKFREIFLKSPIGILFYDNEGKLIAANQSAKDIAGIPESEDVSVNLFNNLDVVSRKEKLIGEGVIKFQSQMNFEDMKAAGYYEPTRSGTAYLDFTISVVDSGYLVQIQDITKRKKIEERLMENEKKYRELVENSNSIILKMDKKGQITFFNEFAEKFFGFNKEKIMGKNVIGTIVPETESSGRNLRELINRIVSDPESHINMENENITHDKRRVWVAWTNKGIYNDDGEVTGVLSIGTDITKRKGAEDAFKHLMFEVSKSKNLILKELREAHNNLELKVQKRTRELNESNYALRKEIQERKHVEEDLIKSRNYLDKIINSIADPVFVKDNQHRWILLNDAYCKLMGYSREEILGKSDYDFFPSHEADIFWEKDEEVFKTGVENVNEEEFTDSEGNIHILLTKKTLYTDISGEQYIVASIRDITERKQAENELRQNERKLKLAMDMAKLAYWEYNVSSDLFTFDDRFYKLYGTTADHEGGLQMSSEEYAQKFLPPEESYMVREELTKALETDDPDFFGQVEHTIMMADGEKRFIIVRYGIIKDAEGRTIKTYGANQDITELKMAEKELRESELKYRTLFNSSPDSTILVGTDGNLMDVNLAAQEVAGLSKENLAGKHFTELNLLLDEEMPLHIKKVSQILEGKSLKPYESRFIDRSGKVRYVETYLKALKKDDEIFAFNVIAHDITERKKAEEKLKEIIDELERSNYELQQFAYITSHDLQEPLRTIASFTQLLERRYRGQLDSDADEFIEFIVDAAVRMKEMIQGLLEYSRVGTQKVEFKEVNMNVELGQALSNLHALITKNRAEITHDPLPDVMADSDQMVRVFQNLISNAIKFRKPGEPTKIHISCQIDKGNNEYMFSVADNGIGIEKEYKDKIFEVFKRLHAMGKYEGTGIGLSVVKRIIEQYDGRIWVESELGRGSTFYFTLPFTHSKDL
- a CDS encoding METTL5 family protein, with the translated sequence MSKKITITKKRHLEMMLQQIPPHKSPKVHLEQYTTPSNIASDILWNAYSLGDIKNKKVIDLGCGTGIFAIGSVLLGASEVTGVDIDHEAVEIAGIQASKMGVEDNIQFISKDIRDFTGSADTVIQNPPFGAQKAKRKEADRIFMTKSMEIAPVVYSFHVLETEPFVERFFNKLGGCITHKFSYSFPIPRTYHFHEKEKIDIDVIVLRIQKKE
- a CDS encoding putative RNA uridine N3 methyltransferase encodes the protein MTLRHLSIFIPASITAESKDLRIKTYKVGLIGRSAAIFKADKIVVYNDISDSKEVKFISDVLTYMNTPQYLRKKVFPITRELKNVGILPPLRTPHHPTDEPQVGDYRQGFTVKRTRRGTMVDIGADRLALCREKLSINKIFSFRIVKLSKEHILIEPDKPDSYWGYEVLSTYKDLYESILEVKPDFVIGTSRYAEPITSILDEVKHKIKDAKHLAILFGGPYSGLHELIQGRKNIIDLEVNTVPSQGTATIRTEEAVLTTLSAFNLLLNAENSEN
- a CDS encoding acetyl-CoA carboxylase biotin carboxylase subunit is translated as MFNKILIANRGEIAIRVMRACKELGVKSVAVYSDADSNSLFAKYANEAYNIGNPSPSQSYLNIEKIIDVAEKSGAEAIHPGYGFLAENPNLGFECEKHGIKLIGPNGSIIKAMGSKIESKKLMEKAGVPVVPGTAKGVTDIDEAVDIAESIGYPVIVKASAGGGGIGMRTVYEEDELVRAIESTQSVAASAFGDSTIYIEKYIEEPRHIEFQILADEHGNTIHAADRECSIQRRHQKLIEEAPSPIMTEELREEMGSAAVKAASYIGYTNAGTVEFLYSNGEFYFLEMNTRIQVEHPITEIITGIDLVKEQLKIASGEELCCRQEDITVRGHAIECRINAEDPLNDFAPNPGKITGYRSPGGIGVRVDSGVYMNYTIPSFYDSMISKLIVYGMTRDECIARMRRALNEYIILGVKTTIPFHKSMMLSESFIKAKLHTHFVDEYRGEIMGHMAQVMKADEKIAARLKSTFLPSPKIAAVSAAVNSYVTNLNNSKKEL
- the rtcA gene encoding RNA 3'-terminal phosphate cyclase gives rise to the protein MIEIDGSHGEGGGALLRISTALSALTMNPIHITNIRANRPKSGLMPQHLNAVKAVAGLSNANVEGLEIESKELFFYPENVKGGTYNIDIKTAGSVTLVLQAFMVPAVFADAPVNIKIRGGTDVRWSPPVNYLQHVTLPVLRSMGYNAELDIIRRGHYPRGGGIINVKINPVKKLNPINISELEVDEIRGISHAVKLPEHVAVRQAESAEKVLKANGFDAEIKIEHSDNTLGPGSGIVLWTGGNTRVGGSSIGERGVRAEKVGEKAAEELLYHISRGAAVDKYNGDQIIPYMALAGKSKVKTAELTLHAVTNIFVTEKIMGKKFDVDGEVGEPAIIKIS
- a CDS encoding TIGR00288 family NYN domain-containing protein; this translates as MRSFEKLTSLKDYIPLKKREAGGKTIGLLVDGPNMLRKEFSLNLDIVRKIVADFGDMRVGKVLLNQYASDKLIEAIVNQGFTPVVVAGDTDVYMAVEGMELIYNPNIDVVALMTRDADFLPIINKAKENGKETIVIGVEPGFSAALQNSADHAIVLKAETKGRSDQDTREENAY
- a CDS encoding type 1 glutamine amidotransferase family protein, translated to MKVYLYLLNTLADWEISYLTAELNSGRYLDNTKPSVELITIGNTTEPIKTMGGITITPDESIDNIRFKEDDLLILPGADTWMEEENKKIIDIASDVINKKVIIAAICGATVALANKGILDNRKHTSNDIEFFKMFCPEYTGENFYLNQPAVTDDNLITASGIAPLEFSYEVLKRTNLMKTETLEAWYQLYKTKDSKFFYALMESIGK